In Halorubrum sp. PV6, a single window of DNA contains:
- the pyrE gene encoding orotate phosphoribosyltransferase, with protein sequence MTDDEGRAELIAALRAADAVQYGEFELSHGGTSDYYVDKYLFETDPDALRLIAAAFADRLADTDATLAGVALGAVPLVAVTAAEMGRPYVIARKQAKEYGTGNRIEGRLDEGEEVIVLEDIATTGQSAVDAVEALREAGATVNRVLVVVDREEGAADLLADHDIELESLLTATELLAERDAE encoded by the coding sequence ATGACAGACGACGAGGGGCGGGCCGAACTCATCGCCGCGCTGCGAGCGGCCGACGCGGTCCAGTACGGGGAGTTCGAGCTCTCACACGGCGGCACGAGCGACTACTACGTCGACAAGTACCTCTTCGAGACCGACCCGGACGCGCTCCGGCTGATCGCCGCGGCCTTTGCCGACCGACTCGCCGACACCGACGCGACGCTCGCGGGCGTCGCGCTCGGCGCGGTCCCGCTCGTGGCCGTCACGGCCGCCGAGATGGGCCGCCCGTACGTCATCGCCCGCAAGCAGGCGAAGGAGTACGGCACCGGCAACCGCATCGAGGGGCGACTCGACGAGGGCGAGGAAGTCATCGTCTTAGAAGACATCGCCACGACCGGCCAGTCCGCCGTCGACGCGGTCGAGGCGCTCCGTGAGGCGGGCGCGACGGTGAACCGCGTCCTGGTCGTCGTCGACCGCGAGGAGGGCGCAGCCGACCTCCTCGCCGACCACGATATCGAACTGGAGTCGCTGCTCACGGCGACGGAACTGCTGGCGGAGCGAGACGCGGAGTAG